In Massilia antarctica, the following are encoded in one genomic region:
- a CDS encoding flagellar basal body P-ring protein FlgI — protein sequence MRAFLNTAALALSLALLPQAAQAERLKDLTTIAGVRQNQLSGYGIVVGLDGSGDQTTQTPFTVQSIVSMLQAKGVNMPPGTSLQLKNVAAVMVTASLPAFAQPGQTIDITVSSIGNAKSLRGGTLIMTPLQGADGQVYAMAQGNVLVGGVGAQAGGAQVQVNHLSVGKISAGATVERAVASNLGENNQIRLELNTTDFSTVARVVEAINNHFGPDIATALDGRVIRVRSPSSSDQRVAFIGILEGLEVNPSKLAAKVIMNARTGSVVMNQTVTLDTCAISHGNLSVTISSDPQVSQPGPFSGGQTVVTQNTQVEVKKDPGKVVMVKGGASLAEVVKAMNAIGASPQDLLSILQALKAAGSLRAELEII from the coding sequence ATGCGTGCATTCCTGAATACCGCCGCTCTCGCGCTGTCGCTGGCCCTGCTGCCGCAGGCCGCCCAGGCTGAACGCCTGAAGGACCTGACCACGATCGCCGGCGTGCGCCAGAATCAGCTGAGCGGCTACGGCATCGTTGTCGGCCTCGATGGCAGCGGCGACCAGACCACCCAGACCCCGTTCACGGTGCAGTCGATCGTCTCGATGCTGCAGGCGAAGGGTGTGAACATGCCGCCCGGCACCAGCCTGCAACTGAAGAACGTGGCCGCGGTGATGGTCACCGCCTCCTTGCCAGCCTTTGCCCAGCCCGGCCAGACCATCGATATCACGGTCTCGTCCATCGGTAACGCCAAGAGCTTGCGCGGCGGTACCCTGATCATGACCCCGCTGCAAGGCGCCGATGGCCAGGTCTACGCCATGGCCCAGGGCAATGTGCTGGTCGGCGGCGTCGGTGCCCAGGCGGGCGGCGCCCAGGTACAGGTCAATCACCTGTCCGTGGGCAAGATCTCGGCCGGCGCCACGGTCGAGCGCGCGGTCGCCTCCAACCTGGGCGAAAACAACCAGATCCGCCTGGAATTGAACACCACCGATTTCTCCACCGTGGCCAGGGTGGTGGAAGCGATCAATAACCATTTCGGGCCGGATATCGCCACCGCGCTCGACGGCAGGGTGATCCGCGTGCGTTCGCCCTCGTCGAGCGACCAGCGGGTGGCTTTCATCGGTATCCTGGAAGGGCTGGAAGTCAATCCATCCAAGCTGGCCGCCAAGGTCATCATGAACGCGCGTACCGGCTCGGTGGTGATGAACCAGACCGTCACGCTCGATACTTGCGCGATTTCGCACGGCAATCTGTCGGTGACGATCAGTTCGGATCCGCAAGTGAGCCAACCGGGTCCGTTCTCGGGCGGCCAGACCGTGGTCACCCAGAATACCCAGGTGGAAGTGAAGAAAGACCCGGGCAAGGTGGTCATGGTCAAGGGCGGCGCTTCGCTGGCCGAAGTGGTCAAGGCCATGAATGCGATCGGGGCTTCGCCGCAAGACTTGCTCTCGATCCTGCAGGCGCTGAAAGCGGCCGGATCCTTGCGCGCCGAACTCGAAATTATCTGA
- a CDS encoding flagellar basal body L-ring protein FlgH, with the protein MKSILIVSLLALAGCAATPSSIVQRPTSARPLMAEQSAPANGAIYQSSQYRPLFEDRRARHIGDMLTINITEKTSAVKAGASSGNKSGSANFAAPGVIKGVFGAAVGVEGANKFSDSDNQSASNTFTGTIGVTVTEVLPNGNLIVAGEKQVAMNKGIEFIRFSGMVSPDNIGTGNTVSSTQVADARVEYRTNSQIDRAEMTAMVSRFFQSLLPF; encoded by the coding sequence ATGAAATCCATTCTCATCGTTTCCCTGCTGGCGCTGGCCGGCTGCGCCGCCACCCCGAGCTCGATCGTGCAGCGGCCCACCAGCGCGCGGCCCCTCATGGCCGAGCAGAGCGCGCCCGCCAACGGCGCCATCTACCAGAGTTCCCAGTACCGTCCGCTGTTCGAAGACCGCCGCGCGCGCCATATCGGCGACATGCTGACCATTAACATCACCGAGAAAACCTCGGCCGTGAAAGCCGGTGCCAGTTCGGGCAACAAGTCCGGCTCGGCCAACTTCGCCGCGCCCGGCGTGATCAAGGGCGTGTTCGGCGCTGCCGTCGGGGTCGAGGGCGCCAACAAATTTTCCGATTCGGACAACCAGAGCGCCAGCAACACCTTTACCGGCACCATTGGCGTGACCGTCACCGAAGTGCTGCCGAACGGTAACCTGATCGTGGCCGGCGAGAAGCAGGTCGCCATGAACAAGGGCATCGAGTTCATCCGCTTCTCCGGGATGGTCAGTCCCGACAATATCGGCACCGGCAACACGGTGTCGTCGACCCAGGTGGCCGATGCGCGGGTCGAGTACCGGACCAACAGCCAGATCGACCGCGCCGAAATGACGGCGATGGTGTCGCGTTTCTTCCAGTCCCTGCTGCCATTCTGA
- the flgG gene encoding flagellar basal-body rod protein FlgG, whose protein sequence is MIRSLFIAKTGLEAQQTNLDVITNNLANVSTNGFKRSRAVFEDLLYQNVRQPGAQSSQQTQLPSGQQIGTGVRAVSVERIHTQGNPQQTGNSKDVMINGAGFFSVLMPDGTAAYTRDGSFQSDSNGQLVTSSGFVVQPAITVPANAQSLTVGRDGTVSVTLPGTNAPSQIGSLQVTTFVNPAGLESKGENLYVETGASGNANTNTPGTNGAGVVLQGYVETSNVNVVEEMVNMIQTQRAYEINSKAITTSDQMLQKLSQL, encoded by the coding sequence ATGATTCGTTCCCTTTTTATCGCCAAGACCGGCCTGGAAGCGCAGCAGACCAACCTGGACGTCATCACCAATAACCTGGCCAACGTCAGCACCAACGGCTTCAAGCGCAGCCGCGCCGTGTTCGAGGATTTGCTGTACCAGAATGTGCGCCAGCCAGGCGCCCAATCCTCGCAACAAACCCAGCTGCCTTCGGGCCAGCAGATCGGGACCGGCGTGCGCGCCGTCTCGGTCGAACGCATCCACACCCAGGGCAATCCCCAGCAGACCGGCAACTCGAAAGACGTGATGATCAACGGCGCCGGTTTCTTTTCCGTGCTCATGCCTGACGGTACCGCCGCCTACACCCGCGACGGCTCCTTCCAGAGCGATTCCAACGGCCAGCTGGTCACCTCGTCCGGCTTCGTGGTGCAGCCGGCCATCACCGTGCCGGCCAATGCCCAGTCGCTCACCGTCGGGCGCGATGGCACCGTTTCGGTGACCCTGCCGGGCACCAATGCGCCATCCCAGATCGGCAGCCTGCAAGTGACCACCTTCGTCAACCCGGCCGGGCTGGAGTCGAAAGGCGAAAACCTGTACGTGGAAACCGGCGCCTCGGGCAATGCCAACACCAACACCCCGGGCACCAACGGCGCCGGGGTGGTGCTGCAAGGCTATGTGGAAACCTCGAACGTGAACGTGGTCGAGGAAATGGTCAATATGATCCAGACCCAGCGCGCCTACGAGATCAACAGCAAGGCGATCACCACGTCCGACCAGATGTTGCAAAAATTGTCGCAGCTGTAA
- the flgF gene encoding flagellar basal-body rod protein FlgF, with amino-acid sequence MDRLIYTAASGAKHILEQQATTSHNLANVTTTGFRAQIDAFRAVPIVGENLPLATRAFVVNSTVSSDFSSGPLQLTGRDLDVALKGKGFLAVQMPDGSEAYTRNGALQMNENGLLTNTAGFTIQGDGGPITVPPEVSVSIGGDGTISTIATTTKPGAPTVLGRLKLVNPPEQDLVRGDDGLFRLKDGSPAAADPQVAVAGGALEGSNVSPVDAMVNMISLARSFELQMSLMKNAENNATKATQILALG; translated from the coding sequence ATGGATAGACTCATCTACACAGCCGCCAGCGGCGCCAAGCACATCCTGGAGCAGCAGGCCACCACCTCGCACAACCTGGCCAACGTCACCACCACCGGTTTCCGCGCCCAGATCGATGCCTTTCGCGCCGTGCCCATCGTCGGCGAAAACCTGCCCCTGGCCACGCGCGCCTTCGTGGTCAATTCCACGGTCAGCTCCGATTTTTCCTCCGGCCCCCTGCAACTGACCGGGCGCGACCTCGATGTCGCCCTCAAGGGCAAGGGTTTCCTCGCCGTGCAAATGCCTGACGGCAGCGAAGCCTACACCCGCAACGGCGCCCTGCAAATGAATGAAAACGGGCTGCTTACCAACACCGCCGGCTTCACCATCCAGGGCGACGGCGGCCCCATCACCGTCCCGCCCGAAGTGTCGGTATCGATCGGCGGCGATGGCACCATCTCGACCATCGCCACCACCACCAAGCCGGGCGCGCCCACCGTGCTGGGCCGCCTGAAACTGGTCAACCCGCCCGAGCAGGACCTGGTGCGCGGCGACGATGGCTTGTTCCGCCTGAAAGACGGCAGTCCCGCCGCGGCCGACCCGCAAGTGGCGGTGGCCGGCGGCGCCCTCGAAGGCTCCAACGTCAGCCCGGTCGATGCCATGGTGAACATGATTTCGCTGGCCCGCTCCTTCGAGCTGCAAATGAGCCTGATGAAGAATGCCGAGAACAACGCCACGAAAGCCACCCAGATCCTCGCTTTGGGATAA